The window GACACTGCTGGAGAAGGCTATAGGCCGTCGACAAAGGACCTCCAAAGTTCTCGGTCACTAGCTTTCTTTTCTATCTGATACCAGGTGTTTCCCAGTCTCGATGTCTGCCTGTCTTGATGTCTTTTCCTCTTCCCTTGAGGGTTCCATGTCAGAGCTTGTCTGGTGGTGTTTGACACTGGTTTTTGTAGTGTGTGCTCGATCCATCTCCATCTTCTTTCAATCTCTTCTGCTGCTGGTAATTGTTGTGTCCTCGTCCACAGATAATTATTGCTGATCTTGTCTGGCCAGTGGATATTAAGATTTCTTCTTAGACAGTTTTTGATAAAAGTTTGCAGTTTattgaatgtgtttgtattgtgaATTCTCCAGGTCTCGGTGCCATAAACCAGCACagagattttaatttttttcgTTGCTGTATCACTCTAGAGTGCCAGATGTTCTTGAGATGTAAAAAGACTGCCCTTGCCTTGCCTATTCTTGCATTGACATCTGCTTCTGTACTTACCTGTTTGTCAAGTAGCTATTAGACTCTTGAAGCCTGCTGCCTTCAAGTTTGATTGGTTCAACATTTGACATTGCacactaaattcaaaatggccaacTTCCTCATGGCTTTAGGGCATTGCaccaagagacttttttgtaAGTCAGGAGATGTTATATGTGCCTAACTTTTGTGCATCCAGGTGACACGGACCCTCCACGTTACTTTATTGAATTTTCAAAACTATTTAGGGGGCATTATTGAGCCCACTtgccacacccaagcccaaAACCCATAACAGATCATTTCTGATACATGTGCAAAGTTATGTTAACCTGATGCGCCAGAtgatttgttacacagaaccatctgagaagttgtccttgAAAACTGTTTGgagcaggcactttcaaaaattacttggcaggtgattggatgaaccatcaGTCTATCACCGTCTTGCTTGCAAGGCATCTGGATTTGCGAGATCGCAAGATCACACAAGAATCCTCAAAGGATGCTGATTGGTTCGAACCAGTGGTTTGGACAAAGATGCAtatccatggatgtattataagagctggatagggctcttgtaatacatccatggctccgccgctcagccttgcagccaatttttcccagtggccacttgcgGTATTGCAGTAAAAAATCACCCTGCTGCCcgaaaagcattttccccatagaccaccaaCGTCTGTGAAattgttgacaggacacctcaaactgcaatCAAAATCCCATTCACTGGAAtgtcacatttgttttgatATCAGTTCTTGCATGCTCTTATCGTAATGCCTTGTTTATACAATGTGGGGGCCAGTTTGGCCACCATATTGTTTTTCAAAGTGGAGTTTGGCTTGTTTTACGTTGTGAAAAAAGTGTAAGACATGCAATAAAAGTCTTGTAATAACatcttattatattattatttatgaaaaaaaggcaattttattgatatttctccatccagaaAATAGACTACCttaaaaaacactattttttgAAGCCTGGGTCTAGACCAGGTCTAGAAAACATATTACAAAATTACTTGAAAAGTAACAAGATTAATAAATAAGTAGGTAGGTTTGctatgaatattaaaatatatttaaacaattaTTGGCTGGTTCAAAACATCTAGCACCAAATGCAATTAATTTGttcatatattgtatattttatactttgtttAGTAGGATACATGTCAAATAATGGTATGTTTGGTCATCTCTTTATAAATAAGCAAATATAACTTGTTATCTTATATGTTCAGTGGCTGCATCAGCTGCATAAGAAATGGAAATACAACCACTGTGTGCCACGTATACACAGGTTGCATTTATAAATGATGAACCGTGGTGACAGTAAAGAAAATTGGCTAAAGAGTGAAAAGGGGGTGattgtgcttttcctgcatTTAGACCAGGTCTAGCTCAAAAAGCACAATGCGTAGATAGTGTCAAACCTAGACTAGATTAGCACGTTGACTGTAAAGAatgtagttttagttttgtgaaacttctattctatttttgaaaactgaaaaaagggcTATTTTACTTCAATAAATTACATTcaataaagataaaagaaattacattcaaTAATGTTAAGATAGAATTAATGTCATTGTCTGCAGTGACCAAATCTGTGACTGCGTCACAACAAGTATGTTTGATTTGTGGCCATTCTCTTCAGAGAAAGTCATATCACTCAGAACAGCAGGGTGTCAATCACCTCACAGCTGGCGATAATGAGGCAGTGCCAGAATAGCCAGAACAGCTAGTGGGAGGATTTAGGCATGGCCTCACATCCGGCCAGGCTATTAGTTAGTGACTAGCTTAACTGTTACAATACTACATGACTGTAGTGGGCCATAATGCTTGTAAAGCAGAATTGTGCTGCAAAGAACATTTATGACATTTAAACTAATCCCACCTGCTCATGAAATGATTCCATGATACTGTGCTCAAATGGTTCATAAATGGTCTTGATTTTTACAATTCTCAGTTCAAACAGACTGCTGGCTTTCATAGTTGGCCTCCTCCCACAGACTATAGTATAAAACATGGTGGACACTAATGACCTGACATCCAACAACAAGGCAACAAAGCCCAACAAAGCTTcatcttaataataatacacaaaataatACACTCATCAGAATAAACCCTGCATATCTCTCTAAATAttatgttttacacatttgttcTCATTTACCAAAGCTTCAACATCTACAGATTGCCACATAAATTACTCATCCAAATAAATTGTTTATCACATCAATCAAACTGCTGTGTCCAACTTTACTCACAGCTTATAATATCACTTGACTTGACATCTAGGATATTGTGCTCAGTGACCTGAAAACACCCTCATGTACAGATTTTAAGGACATTCACTAGTATTTCACTCCTAGTGCACCTCTGATGTTTCCTTTGATCTAATTTTGATCTGATCAGGGTGCTTACTTCCACTTTCTTCACTAATCTTGTTTGGTTGATTACACAGAAGTCAAGTGCTTTGTGCTCATTAATCCTGAAGTAAACAGCAacctctgtttctttctgttttcatcaAAGCACACCATACCTCCAAATATTTGGGTTGTTAAatgaacagaactttaataATGTCTGAGAAATTCAGAGGTGTTTGCACTTTGAAATGTCTGGCGTTATccataattataaataatacatttaatatgaaaGGGAATAAACAAGCAATACATTctgcaaatcatttttattttttgaaattaCATGATTTCATTATTCAGCTTCAATAGAAAATACAAGATATAacttgtaaacaaataaaaaaaggaatcaaatctatcaaaatgaaaatgtgtgctCTTGAAATGACATCATCCAAGAGTCCTACTTTACAGCATGACTTTTTTCACAACTAATATTTCAGTCATCACACACAGTGATCACGATAAATACAACTGAATAAGTTAAGGATTCATAATTAAAGGTTAAGTAAAGAAGGCACTTTTGTACGGTCAGGTGTCACAAATATTCTGAATGTGCAATAACAGCTTCTTTTGTGGTATTGAATGAAGTGATGAATCCCATTTGATTGACtgggatttttttcttctgactGAGAAACAATTAACTGGAAAAGATTACAGtgaatataattatttttcttttcttttttttaaacatttttctattCCTAATGGAGTCCTGAGCTTCGGTACTTTTACATTCAATTCACATGAATTACATATTAAACATACACTTTAACATGTAACacaaattatacatttaatttataaagaGAATTACAATTATTACATTAACTTTtgaatattaaaggaatagttcaacatttagGTAAACACGCTTATTTGCCTTTTTACCGAacattagatgagaagatcaatatcactctcatTACAGTGGtactgatcttctcatctaaatctGTGCAAGAGggtatataaacatatttcctaAAACATCAAACAATTACTTTAAAGTCATCGGACCAAGAAATGTCTGAATGTGATATCCAACATGAAAAGATGGCAGCAAAACAGAATGTACACTAGTGTATGTATCTGATGTGCTGTCCGTGTTCATTATATCACCGCTAACAGAGAGGGATATGTGCTGACAAGACACTTTATTATAGCTGTGTAGAATTGCTCCAGAACAGTGTATCATGAGGTCTGATGTTACTGGTGCAAAGTGGATCTCACATTATTATACTTCACTGTGCTCAAGAGATCCTCTCTGTAATGCTGTTGGATAGTGAATGACAGTCTTATTATGGAGCCGGTGTAGGCTTCAACACTACAGGAACAGCTGACTGCTGTGAGTTTGTGAACCATGAAATCCATCATTCAAAGACTCCAACTATTATGATGAGTAAAAGTAAACCTGCAGCCCCACACATGGTAAGGAAGAGAAGTTTCTGtaaaaaggagaagaaacagagacGTAAGTAGCTGTAACTAATGGAATCGCAGGTTTTgcttgctaaaaaaaaaattcattaaaaatccaTCAAACCATTTATCAGATGAATGCATTAGTAAATAAATGAACGGATGGATGAATGTTCAAGGAATGGAAGTTGTATGTGGGTGTTATTACCTCATGCAGTAATCACAGTAGGTCTCATACAGGAGGTTTGGTTAGTCCAACAGACAGGCCAACAATTAGTGCAATGACGGCAAGCAGGATCAATAGAGCAAAGGCAAGGATTATGTATTTCTGCCAAGTAAAGAAGATGGTGTTACTTGAACTAAATGTAGTGATATGAGCACTATAAAGAGATTCATACAGTAGCTGTAAGTGGTCGCACATGACTGAGGTTTGTCATTAGAACCATCTTGTataattgacatttaaaaatgtttttattcgtGACAACTAAGCAACACATAATTAAAAAGGAACACATACCCTCCGGGATTTTTTCTGGTATCTCACTGCCTTTTTGGTCTCTTCTTTTGCCCGACAAATGTATTCAGCTGCATTGGAAACGTTGTTCTCAATGTTGTTGACCATATCTCCCTGTAAATGAGAGAAtctgaattattttatttatcaaatgAGAGTTTTGTTTGGTAACATAGGTAAAGAAACATAGTGGCTGCAGACTGGTACATATGGTTAAAGGTCAACACTGACATAAGACTGTACATTTGAGAAAGTAGGACAAAGTAGATACTATTACACATCAACTAATACATAAGACCTGACCTGAAAGAACTATAACTGacaaaggctttttttttttcctaagtaACAACCAATGATATTTAGCTGTTACCTGAGTCTCAACCAGCATTGCCATGTCCATGAACATCGCATGGAGCTCTCTGATGCTCGACTCCAGACGCATGATGTCCTGGTGTCGTGATTCTATCTCATTTAAGGCCTGACGTGTGATCTGAGAATCAGAAATGATCTAAAAAAGGAGATAAAAGAGTACCAAAATGAATAATTCTTAAAACAACACCAAACTGATTTTTCCCAGTTCTGGTTGACGAAAAAAAGCCTAGCACCCCACCtcaaatgatttattatttctctgccactagatggcagtatTACCTTCTAAACCTGCAACAAGAGTGTTCAGTAGGGTAAGAGAAAACTTACATCAGATGTGAAAATTGATGGATTTCCACTTTCTAGCATGTCTTCCAGTTCTTCGTTGGTGGTCACTCTTCCAGCTGAGATGATAATAAGAAAAGCGAGCAATGATTatccaacaatgaactgaactTACCACAGTTTGCTTAATCACTAAAACACATGCCACATTGGTCTCTTTAACCATTTAAATGTCTTACATAAAATGTCTTAGAGACATGATGCGGTAACTGTCATTTGAGATTATTAAACTATAATTTACCGGACTCGGGTGAAGATTTTATATTGATATGGCAGCAGCAATTTATAGCTTATTTGGAGGAAACTGAGCCCtaagattttttaatttgacaacACTCCTACTTGTAACCTTCTATTTCTGCTCTGTACCTCTGATATAATATCTGGGATTAGAATATAAAAGGCCATTGCACTGACCTGATATCCCTCTTGAGCCGTTATTGATAAGAGAACAAATTATGTCTAACAATTGAATGTGgttattgtctgtgtgtctaaAGAAATAATTATCTAATGTAGCCTGTTTtaacttgtgttgtttttgttgttgtttttcattctttaaaaacaacaaaacgaCTCAGACGTTTAATTGACAGAAGTCCCAGATTATTGAGTAAGTCATATCCTTGTAAACAATGAATGTCTGTGTTTGGCCTTGACACAATACACTGCTATGTGTTTAATCCCAGGATAATGCATTTGTCTGTTGGTGTTGTGGAGCTGCTCCATATAAAGCCTGTTGTGTGAGGAGATGAAGCCTCATTGTACTGTAGCTCTATTGATtgagcagacagaaaaataatgtcTCTGTTATCCACCCAGGGGACACTGCTACAAAGACAATGCAGACTTTCCCCCCAAGCAATGAGagatttattgtattgtttaatgaaacaaaaaaaatccaaatatgaTATCcctcttttaaaaaacagataatgTGTTAGACAGCATTAAAGTAAAGCACACTGAAGATTACTATTGAAGTTTAAAGTCATGTAAGACTTCACTTACATGTTTGAGCCaatttttttgtggttttgaggaCTTTTGAGAAAGGAAAACATGCTGCAATTAAACCCTAAATCTCAGCGCAACAGTTGCAAACAATGCATTTtcaagtggtttagataatttCATGTTAAATTATAGTCAGCTCCTGCTGTGCTGCTCAGTTTATTCATGGATAAGGGTTGTACTTGTGACTAAGATTAGAACTGTCTCAGGAACAAAGGACCCCTCGTAGAGAAACAGCTGCTGAAACTCTATAAACAGAAAGCTTTCCTTTCCTGAAACCATCCCTCCTGTTGTACAACAACCTCCCTGGAGaggctgatctctgtgcaggtGCTTACTGTATGTCACATGCCTTTTGCGATGGCTATTCCTCAGAGACGCTGCaccaaacacagcaaaacacacCTCGTTTACAACTCATCAATACTCCTCGTGCAAACACGGTATCCCTCCTGAATGATGTAAATTAATGTTGCAACTCCACTACAGCACAGGCCGAGGTTCGTGCGGCATTGTCAAAGACAGGTGAACTACTGTTACACAGGCCGATGAGCCCTCTGCTCGTTTCCCgggcaacacaaacacagtgaggcGTCTCCAGTATCAGGTTCTTCCGTCTGCAGAGTGGAGAACCAGAGCCTCTCATTAATGCCGGCCGCAGGGACTGTGGGAGACTGTCCTATTTTTTACCTTTCACTATTGTCTTGTGTTACTCATATGTGCATAATACAATGCAACTGAAACACGCTGTCCTTGCATTTGTTTGTCATTGTAACTCTGAATTGAGATATCCAAGAATGCTCCTCAGAATACAAGTTGAAAATATGAAGTTGTCTGCAAAGACATTGAAACTAATAAGctattaaaaatgcaaacaaacctATATTctcatttatattatatattgcaAATGCTACAATTTTGCACATCCTGTTAATACTGGAACACAAATACTATGTATATCTTTCTagtactacaactactactaatTTCAGTGACATCAAATctcacaaaacacagaaattctAGTGTTTGGATGTGATCAAGAACAAGAACTCCATTTAGAGTTGAATTGTGACTTTGGTTTGAGCAAAAGAGAACCTTGACATCTTGAAGAAACCTGAAAAAAACCCTGTCCCTGCTGGCGTCTGTTTATCAACAAGGTTAGTGTCCAGAGAATCAGAGAGGAAACCGGTGTGGTCTGTTTCCTGGATCCTGTCCTGACACAGCCTCAGGGTTTTATTTGTCGCTCTTTTATCTCTAGATTTGGGAGTCTTGCACTCATAATTCTTGTACATACAACCAAAGACAAGCAAAAAAGGGAGTATTTCTTGTCAGTATTAGCAGTTTCCATCAACACTAATTCTTAAAAAGAATCAGAGACCTTAAGAACCCGTACTCCCTGGCCTCACAAGGGTACAGGAGGGTTAGTATTTGTCACTTACTTATCTCCAGCTGTCTCTGGATCCTTCCTTTGCTTCTTTCCCGAAAGGACACTTGAGTCTCGTTGTACTGGGTCATGACCTCCACAAACTTCCTGGACAGCACTGTGTGCTGAGGACAAGTGAAAACACAAGGACAGAGAATGACGAATTAATGTGGGCGTTTCAGACCGCAGTGTATGTCTTCATTTAAGCTTGCAAAGCAATTCTGAACAAGATGCTTACAttgttacattttcattcaatgTTCAAAATTACCaccaaacaaagaaaatccCAATTTAATCTGAAAACTCATCctataaaacagtaaattttTGGATTTGATTGTGAATAATCATTATCTTACATATTTTGCCAACAAGTCAGATAAATCTACACAAAAACATTATCCACATTTCTCACCTGATGTTTGTGCATGACAGATTAAGTGACTAATGATGACCATGTATGGTCAGGGtatctgatatgtgtgtgtg of the Thunnus maccoyii chromosome 9, fThuMac1.1, whole genome shotgun sequence genome contains:
- the stx2b gene encoding syntaxin-2 isoform X2 codes for the protein MKDRLAELSASRTQAEEDVAVTVDRDGFMESFFRRVEEVRGLIDKISHQVEEVRKMHSMILSAPNPDDRTKDQLDALTNDIKGNANVVRMKLKSMEQGMPKDDIPNRSSVDFRIQKTQHTVLSRKFVEVMTQYNETQVSFRERSKGRIQRQLEITGRVTTNEELEDMLESGNPSIFTSDIISDSQITRQALNEIESRHQDIMRLESSIRELHAMFMDMAMLVETQGDMVNNIENNVSNAAEYICRAKEETKKAVRYQKKSRRKLLFLTMCGAAGLLLLIIIVGVFE
- the stx2b gene encoding syntaxin-2 isoform X1 — encoded protein: MKDRLAELSASRTQAEEDVAVTVDRDGFMESFFRRVEEVRGLIDKISHQVEEVRKMHSMILSAPNPDDRTKDQLDALTNDIKGNANVVRMKLKSMEQGMPKDDIPNRSSVDFRIQKTQHTVLSRKFVEVMTQYNETQVSFRERSKGRIQRQLEITGRVTTNEELEDMLESGNPSIFTSDIISDSQITRQALNEIESRHQDIMRLESSIRELHAMFMDMAMLVETQGDMVNNIENNVSNAAEYICRAKEETKKAVRYQKKSRRKYIILAFALLILLAVIALIVGLSVGLTKPPV